Proteins encoded within one genomic window of Zestosphaera sp.:
- the pgk gene encoding phosphoglycerate kinase: MSDVKGCGILEFTQFPHIDGVELAKKKVLVRVDFNSPIGKDGTIMDDSRIRAHRTTIKKLMDAGAATVIITHQGRPGDDDFVTLEAHADRLREVVGADIKFINDVIGPAALKAIKELEGGEALLLDNVRLVSEELIEAEPEKQARAYLVRRLSPLFTHYVFDAFATAHRSQPSIVGFPVALPSLVGDVMKQELEALGKSLSGSETPRLFVLGGAKVRDTIKIVEFLTRKRAADRILTTGLVGLTFHVAKGGRAGKSLLKFLEEKGLTTLISMARRVVLSGAPVDTPYDVKVVKDDGRVVEEPINTADGVPVDVGSYTTLMFSEMIKEAAVVVMRGPAGYVEDPRFRAGTFELLKAALESNAHVVIGGGHLGSMLNEVGVVRERGVHVSTGGGALLIALSGETLPALKALEISYRKFFTGGSV, encoded by the coding sequence GTGAGTGATGTAAAGGGATGCGGAATTTTGGAGTTCACACAATTCCCCCACATAGATGGAGTTGAGTTAGCTAAGAAGAAGGTCCTTGTGAGGGTGGACTTCAACTCACCCATAGGTAAGGACGGTACCATCATGGATGACTCCAGGATAAGGGCGCACCGAACGACCATCAAGAAGTTGATGGACGCGGGCGCCGCCACAGTCATCATAACGCATCAGGGAAGACCGGGGGACGACGACTTCGTGACTCTTGAGGCTCATGCGGATAGGCTCAGGGAGGTTGTGGGCGCTGACATCAAGTTCATCAACGACGTCATAGGTCCTGCAGCCCTAAAGGCCATCAAGGAGCTGGAGGGGGGTGAGGCCCTCCTCCTAGATAACGTGAGGCTGGTCTCGGAGGAGCTCATTGAGGCGGAGCCTGAGAAGCAGGCCAGAGCCTACCTAGTCCGGAGGCTCTCCCCGCTATTCACTCACTACGTCTTCGACGCCTTCGCGACCGCTCACAGATCCCAGCCGTCGATAGTGGGGTTCCCGGTGGCTCTCCCATCCCTCGTCGGGGACGTGATGAAGCAGGAGCTTGAGGCCCTTGGGAAGTCGCTCTCCGGCAGTGAGACCCCTAGGCTCTTCGTTCTAGGGGGTGCTAAGGTCAGGGACACCATTAAGATAGTGGAGTTCCTAACCAGGAAGAGGGCCGCGGACAGGATACTGACGACGGGGCTTGTGGGCCTGACGTTCCACGTTGCTAAAGGCGGCAGAGCCGGGAAGTCGTTGCTGAAGTTCCTTGAGGAGAAGGGACTCACAACCCTGATCTCCATGGCACGCAGGGTAGTGCTCTCAGGAGCGCCTGTAGACACTCCCTACGACGTGAAGGTGGTTAAAGATGACGGCAGAGTGGTCGAGGAGCCCATAAACACTGCGGACGGTGTGCCAGTGGACGTGGGGTCCTACACGACCCTGATGTTCTCTGAGATGATTAAGGAGGCCGCAGTGGTGGTTATGAGGGGGCCGGCCGGGTACGTCGAAGACCCTAGATTCAGGGCCGGGACTTTCGAACTCCTTAAAGCCGCTCTAGAGAGCAACGCCCACGTGGTGATAGGGGGAGGGCACCTTGGCTCGATGCTGAACGAGGTCGGCGTGGTTAGGGAGAGGGGCGTCCACGTCTCGACAGGCGGTGGAGCTCTCCTGATAGCGCTGTCGGGGGAGACCCTCCCAGCCCTGAAAGCACTGGAGATCTCCTACAGGAAGTTTTTCACGGGTGGTTCTGTATGA
- a CDS encoding ABC transporter permease: MSSLIEQTLGFVIPIIPVFIYLYLASLGNSLVERSGILNLAIDGAYTLGVAVAFVTAVLLGNPTVALLTTSFAVGLLGVLIAFLTTKLPVSHGAVGLSMQFVGYGAASFLAYPTSMRMARERLSLNTYLPTPEVILPFLTASLAAGLALHLLIFRTKLGVAIRAVGENPAAASSLGTDVLRVRVLASFIGYLMIGAASSTYILLYTKGWQEGAGMGQGWISFAISLSSGRHPLVGMLMSLVFASLIRYAYVLQDVLITYGINVSNYVVVALPFTAAVAVPLIVSAIPQLRRRFSPPKSLGIIFFSEERSV, encoded by the coding sequence GTGAGCTCGTTGATAGAGCAGACGCTCGGCTTCGTGATACCCATAATCCCCGTCTTCATCTACCTCTACCTGGCCAGCTTAGGCAACTCACTCGTGGAGAGGTCCGGCATACTTAACCTAGCTATCGACGGCGCCTACACGCTGGGGGTAGCGGTCGCTTTCGTGACAGCCGTCCTGCTCGGCAACCCCACCGTAGCCCTGCTCACGACATCCTTCGCGGTAGGGCTGCTTGGAGTCCTGATAGCCTTCCTAACCACTAAACTGCCTGTCTCCCACGGCGCCGTGGGACTGTCGATGCAGTTCGTCGGCTACGGCGCGGCTTCCTTCCTAGCCTACCCAACCTCCATGAGGATGGCTCGGGAGCGGCTGTCTCTGAACACATACCTTCCAACCCCCGAGGTCATCCTACCGTTCCTCACGGCCTCACTGGCCGCCGGCCTCGCCCTGCACCTCCTCATATTCAGGACGAAGTTAGGGGTCGCCATAAGAGCTGTGGGGGAGAACCCCGCCGCCGCCTCCTCGCTGGGGACTGACGTCCTTAGGGTGAGGGTCTTGGCTTCCTTCATCGGGTATTTAATGATAGGGGCTGCCTCCTCCACATACATACTGCTTTACACGAAGGGCTGGCAGGAAGGGGCGGGCATGGGCCAGGGCTGGATATCCTTCGCAATCTCGCTCTCGTCGGGGCGGCACCCGCTCGTAGGGATGCTGATGTCACTGGTATTCGCGTCGCTGATCAGGTACGCGTACGTGCTTCAGGACGTCCTAATCACGTACGGAATCAACGTCTCGAACTACGTCGTCGTGGCCTTACCGTTCACTGCAGCCGTGGCTGTTCCCCTCATAGTCTCCGCCATTCCGCAGTTACGTAGGAGGTTCTCACCGCCGAAGAGTCTTGGTATAATCTTTTTCAGTGAGGAGAGGTCGGTCTAG
- a CDS encoding ATP-binding cassette domain-containing protein gives MSSQTLFSPEKTPLGSTPIISVRGLWKNFPGVVSLKNVNLDILAGEIHALLGENGAGKSTLVKILYGIYVPDRGDIMVNGERVLITSPLDAMRRGIVLVSQVPQLVESLTVVENLALSLRQFGMMSSVVRVERFLAEKASEYGVKIDPNTEVWRLSYTQKQMVEIVRALLLNAKVIAFDEATTLLPQAEKRKLYDFARLFKSRGGSILLITHRIPEAMEVSDRITVLRRGEVVGTVRPEEVDVEQVRAMMFGDRLVHSNSLGGNGRSPGAEEVVKITDLWVRGDYGAYAVREVSLTVRRGEILGIAGVAGNGQLELIQSLAGLRRVERGRISIRVGGKEVDVTNKGPALIRALGVGYIPDEPVLRGVSADNTIEENLALHPRLSGFIINWRSVRGLATNLIKDYNIAASSTAVKVKVLSGGNLMKVLVARELTVAENLLLAYNPTRGLDEVSAHYVRRLVRGKTSSGGMSAIIASEDLDEIVEMCDAVAVISSGRVLKVFRSAFSRDEIERIMVS, from the coding sequence ATGAGTTCTCAAACCCTTTTTTCCCCGGAAAAAACACCTCTAGGCAGTACCCCCATTATTTCCGTCCGCGGTCTGTGGAAGAACTTCCCCGGTGTAGTTAGTCTTAAGAACGTGAACCTGGACATACTGGCTGGGGAGATCCACGCATTGCTCGGTGAGAACGGCGCCGGCAAGTCAACGCTAGTCAAGATCCTTTACGGGATCTACGTACCCGACAGGGGTGACATCATGGTGAATGGTGAGAGGGTCCTAATAACCTCGCCACTGGATGCGATGAGGAGGGGCATAGTGCTGGTCTCGCAGGTCCCTCAGCTGGTGGAGTCCCTGACGGTGGTGGAGAATCTGGCGCTCTCCCTCAGGCAGTTCGGCATGATGAGTAGTGTTGTGAGGGTGGAGAGGTTCCTTGCCGAGAAGGCGAGTGAGTACGGGGTTAAGATCGACCCGAACACCGAGGTCTGGAGGCTGAGCTACACTCAGAAGCAGATGGTCGAGATCGTGAGGGCTCTACTCTTAAACGCTAAGGTCATAGCCTTCGACGAGGCGACCACGCTCCTCCCGCAGGCCGAGAAGAGGAAGCTCTACGACTTCGCAAGACTCTTCAAGTCTAGAGGCGGCTCCATACTGTTAATCACGCACAGAATCCCTGAGGCTATGGAGGTCTCGGACAGGATCACAGTGCTCAGGAGGGGTGAGGTCGTCGGCACCGTCAGGCCTGAGGAGGTTGACGTGGAGCAGGTCAGGGCGATGATGTTCGGGGATAGACTTGTGCACTCCAATTCATTAGGGGGTAACGGACGTAGCCCCGGCGCTGAGGAGGTTGTGAAGATCACGGATCTGTGGGTAAGAGGTGATTACGGCGCTTACGCGGTGAGGGAGGTCTCGCTGACCGTGCGTAGAGGGGAGATCCTGGGCATCGCTGGGGTCGCTGGGAACGGGCAGTTAGAGTTGATCCAGTCGCTGGCTGGCCTGAGGAGGGTTGAGAGGGGCCGCATAAGCATTCGCGTAGGGGGTAAGGAGGTGGACGTCACCAACAAGGGACCCGCCCTGATAAGGGCTCTCGGAGTCGGCTACATACCCGATGAGCCGGTCCTGAGGGGGGTGTCAGCCGACAACACCATAGAGGAGAACCTCGCCCTACACCCGAGGCTCTCGGGATTCATAATAAACTGGAGGTCCGTCAGAGGCCTCGCGACCAACCTAATTAAGGATTACAACATAGCGGCATCCTCAACCGCCGTCAAGGTCAAGGTGCTCTCCGGGGGCAACTTAATGAAGGTTCTAGTGGCGAGGGAGTTGACGGTTGCTGAGAACCTGCTGCTTGCCTACAACCCGACCAGAGGTCTTGACGAGGTGTCGGCCCACTACGTCAGGAGGTTGGTGAGGGGTAAGACCTCGTCCGGAGGCATGAGCGCCATCATAGCGTCGGAGGACCTGGATGAAATAGTCGAGATGTGTGATGCAGTGGCCGTCATCAGTTCAGGGAGGGTCTTGAAGGTATTCAGATCCGCTTTTAGCCGGGACGAGATTGAAAGAATCATGGTGTCTTAA
- a CDS encoding BMP family ABC transporter substrate-binding protein produces the protein MCVLTSNPKSSPVMVVLVIAVVVVGVLGYYLGGMAAPVQTVTQAAQTRTVTETRVKTETVVPTYRPPEKIKAAFIYVGPVGDFGWSYMHDLGRRVVADLYKDWLETTYIESVPEGAEADKLEELIRKGYNVLFTTSFGFMEGTLAVAKKHPEVIFWHCSGYLRNDNMGTYFADLYQVYYLNGLAAGALTKTGKVGYVAAFLIPEVVRHLSAFAIGAKEVAEQRGLDLTLYVIEIGAWYDPAKARAAAETLVSNYGVDVLAFTEDSTAVVEYAEEQSKLGKEVYVFGHYSPMYTYGPDVVVSGQLVRWEVIYADILNKVKAGLYTTTNLKNADYWYLLNTGAVEMAAHIFPNGSVMHINPKFYNALKSVTVTDKLTGQRMSAYDLIWLRYEQMRNAPMLISFQQMATSHIYENLTSAMITVGGEPVKYPIAPVFDPFMGPLTGYKIENPSQKVSVPSGARLGHDDLWNMDWVPDYVRIIGRAG, from the coding sequence GTGTGCGTCTTGACTTCAAACCCTAAGTCAAGCCCTGTGATGGTCGTTCTAGTCATAGCGGTTGTGGTGGTCGGCGTACTCGGGTATTACTTAGGAGGTATGGCGGCCCCCGTGCAGACGGTGACTCAAGCCGCTCAGACGAGGACAGTTACCGAGACGAGGGTTAAGACCGAGACGGTCGTCCCCACCTACAGACCCCCTGAGAAGATTAAGGCGGCCTTCATATACGTAGGGCCTGTCGGCGACTTCGGCTGGTCCTACATGCATGACCTAGGCAGGAGGGTTGTCGCGGACCTGTATAAGGACTGGCTTGAGACGACCTACATAGAGAGCGTCCCTGAAGGGGCTGAGGCCGACAAGCTGGAGGAGCTGATAAGGAAGGGCTACAACGTGCTCTTCACAACCTCCTTCGGCTTCATGGAGGGAACCCTGGCCGTCGCTAAGAAGCACCCTGAGGTTATTTTCTGGCACTGCAGCGGCTACTTAAGGAATGACAACATGGGCACGTACTTCGCGGACTTATATCAAGTCTATTACCTCAACGGGCTGGCCGCAGGCGCCCTGACGAAGACCGGTAAGGTCGGGTATGTCGCCGCATTCCTCATACCTGAGGTGGTCAGGCACTTAAGTGCCTTCGCCATAGGGGCTAAGGAGGTGGCGGAGCAGAGGGGCCTTGACCTCACGCTCTACGTGATTGAGATCGGCGCCTGGTACGACCCGGCTAAGGCCAGGGCAGCGGCTGAAACCCTCGTCAGCAACTACGGGGTGGACGTGCTGGCCTTCACTGAAGACTCGACGGCGGTGGTCGAGTACGCTGAGGAGCAGTCCAAGCTCGGTAAGGAGGTATACGTCTTCGGGCACTACAGTCCCATGTACACGTACGGACCTGACGTGGTGGTGAGCGGGCAGCTGGTTAGGTGGGAGGTCATATACGCCGACATACTGAACAAGGTTAAGGCAGGGCTCTACACGACAACCAACCTGAAGAACGCTGACTACTGGTACCTCCTCAACACCGGGGCCGTCGAGATGGCGGCACACATATTCCCCAACGGGAGTGTCATGCACATAAACCCGAAGTTCTACAACGCCCTCAAGTCCGTCACGGTAACCGATAAACTTACTGGGCAGCGGATGAGCGCGTACGACCTCATATGGCTCAGGTACGAGCAGATGAGGAACGCCCCCATGCTCATCTCATTCCAGCAGATGGCGACGAGCCACATCTACGAGAACCTGACGTCCGCAATGATAACGGTCGGCGGCGAGCCCGTGAAGTACCCTATAGCCCCCGTATTCGACCCGTTCATGGGGCCTCTAACCGGCTATAAGATAGAGAACCCGAGCCAGAAGGTCTCCGTGCCTTCAGGAGCTAGGCTGGGGCATGACGACCTCTGGAACATGGACTGGGTTCCGGACTACGTGAGGATCATCGGCAGGGCTGGTTAG